The proteins below come from a single Microbulbifer sp. Q7 genomic window:
- a CDS encoding AGE family epimerase/isomerase, with protein sequence MNAQATPDFRSAEFLTGHIQSILDFYAPNVMDPSGGFFQNFHDDGSLFSPGTRHLVSSTRMVFNYCTAYRLFGKAEYRDAAVHGLAYVDQVHWDSERQGYHWLLENHQPVDQTNHCYGLAFVMLAYASAIGIGIESAREGLYRVWSLLEEKFWLPEQGIYADEASADWNSLSSYRGQNANMHCCEALIAAYEATGDAQFFQRARDLAETVAVKLAAKGGGLVWEHYTESLEVDWDYNREDPKNLYRPWGFQPGHQTEWTKLLLTLHAHKPEAWMLSRARALFDESFDRCWDSARGGIYYGHSPEGDICDDDKYFWVQAESFAAAAMLASATGEEHYWKIYQKIWGYCWDHMVDHQYGAWYRLLNADNQRYSNEKSAAGAKCDYHTLGACAQTLQLIK encoded by the coding sequence ATGAATGCACAAGCAACGCCCGATTTCCGCAGCGCGGAATTCCTCACCGGGCATATTCAGTCGATCCTCGACTTCTATGCGCCGAATGTGATGGATCCGAGTGGTGGTTTTTTCCAAAACTTCCACGACGACGGAAGCCTGTTCAGCCCGGGGACTCGCCATCTGGTGAGCTCCACGCGCATGGTATTCAACTACTGCACGGCTTACCGGTTGTTCGGCAAGGCCGAGTACCGCGATGCCGCCGTACACGGCCTGGCCTATGTGGACCAGGTGCATTGGGATAGTGAGCGTCAGGGGTATCACTGGTTGCTGGAAAACCACCAGCCGGTGGACCAGACCAACCATTGCTACGGCCTCGCATTTGTCATGTTGGCTTACGCCAGCGCCATAGGCATCGGTATCGAGTCAGCCCGCGAAGGACTGTACCGGGTGTGGTCGCTGCTGGAAGAAAAATTCTGGCTGCCAGAGCAGGGCATTTACGCCGATGAAGCCTCTGCGGACTGGAACTCGCTCTCCAGCTACCGGGGGCAGAATGCCAACATGCATTGTTGCGAAGCCCTGATTGCCGCGTATGAAGCCACCGGTGATGCGCAGTTCTTCCAGCGTGCCCGCGACCTGGCGGAAACCGTCGCGGTCAAACTGGCGGCGAAAGGCGGCGGCCTGGTATGGGAGCACTATACCGAAAGCCTGGAAGTGGACTGGGACTACAACCGCGAGGACCCCAAAAACCTGTACCGGCCATGGGGTTTTCAACCCGGCCACCAGACCGAGTGGACCAAGCTGTTGCTCACGTTACATGCGCACAAGCCTGAGGCATGGATGTTGAGTCGTGCCCGTGCGCTGTTTGATGAATCGTTCGATCGCTGCTGGGACAGTGCGCGCGGTGGTATTTACTACGGCCATAGCCCAGAAGGCGATATTTGCGATGACGACAAATATTTCTGGGTTCAGGCGGAATCCTTCGCCGCCGCTGCCATGTTGGCAAGCGCCACAGGTGAAGAACACTACTGGAAGATTTACCAAAAGATCTGGGGCTATTGCTGGGACCACATGGTGGATCACCAGTACGGCGCCTGGTACCGGCTGCTGAATGCAGATAACCAGCGCTATAGCAATGAGAAAAGTGCGGCAGGGGCCAAGTGTGATTACCACACCCTGGGTGCCTGTGCACAGACACTGCAGCTAATCAAGTAA
- a CDS encoding GH92 family glycosyl hydrolase, whose amino-acid sequence MRSLNLGVGLLAAGALLLGCSAEKDAASGPSAVVSEASAAPVTQWVNPFIGTANEGNTYPGAVLPWGMASVVPQNIDFSKNKNSAAYHFGAEHIYGFGHMQLSGVGCPSSGAFPVKVITGDLALTPEETRSRYSKEQAEPGYYKVFLDTFNVWAEMTATTRSGISRYEFPAGKAHLVFDLAVNQGEMRGGRFTELSANRIEGYQIEGNFCDAGQERKIYFSAELSQPAAAHSQFESPAFLATQKKSPNADYVGVSYSYEFAEPTELELRVGISFVSTENARENLKVEQGEKSFAELRAAASAAWEKELSVVEVTGGSEEDKTKFYTALYHSLIMPHVSNDVNGEYLSVDGKTVKKAEGFTRYSTFSLWDTYRTVHPLITLTHPEQQLDMVRSMVDTAKDSGWLPKWELIGMEAATMVGDPAVPVIVDTYRKGLTDFDVETAYQAMVRSATQYETFNLLRPGIKHYLDLGYIPMDDRGGDPMEFGWFNGIVWGPVSTTLEYNLADWNISKLAEELGYEDDAKRFYDQAQSYRKLYDEETGFLRPRNKDGSWMTPFDPLDRHWDIRWKMSGGQGYVEGTAWQYLFFVPHDVPGLIDLMGEDQFVERLSTSFENYYFDMTNEPDIQYPFLFNYVEGEEHRTQDMVTFAVDKYFNTTPWGIPGNDDAGTLSAWLVFAMMGFYPDLVGEPAYQLATPSFESISIKLDEKFYPGKEFRIEVENFAEGNRYIAEKKLNGEPLNPFQLQHADMVAGGVLSLKASSSK is encoded by the coding sequence GTGCGTTCACTCAACCTGGGGGTGGGGTTGCTCGCTGCCGGGGCCTTGCTGCTGGGTTGCAGCGCGGAGAAGGATGCTGCGAGTGGTCCGTCAGCGGTGGTTTCGGAAGCTTCTGCCGCGCCCGTGACTCAGTGGGTCAATCCCTTTATCGGGACCGCGAACGAAGGCAATACCTATCCCGGTGCAGTGCTCCCCTGGGGTATGGCCTCCGTGGTACCGCAGAATATTGACTTCAGCAAAAACAAAAACTCTGCGGCGTATCACTTTGGCGCCGAGCATATTTATGGCTTTGGCCACATGCAGCTCTCCGGTGTCGGTTGCCCGAGCAGCGGTGCGTTTCCGGTAAAAGTTATTACCGGTGACCTGGCGCTGACGCCGGAAGAAACCCGCAGTCGCTACTCCAAAGAGCAGGCAGAACCGGGGTACTACAAGGTCTTCCTGGATACCTTTAACGTGTGGGCGGAAATGACCGCAACCACGCGCTCTGGTATCTCCCGCTACGAATTCCCCGCAGGCAAAGCGCACCTGGTGTTTGATCTTGCAGTAAACCAGGGTGAGATGCGGGGTGGCCGCTTTACCGAGCTGAGCGCCAACCGTATCGAGGGTTATCAGATCGAGGGCAACTTCTGTGATGCCGGTCAGGAACGCAAGATCTATTTCTCCGCGGAACTGAGCCAGCCCGCCGCCGCGCACAGCCAGTTTGAATCGCCGGCCTTCCTCGCGACTCAGAAAAAATCCCCCAATGCGGATTACGTGGGTGTAAGTTACAGCTATGAGTTCGCTGAGCCCACCGAGCTCGAGTTGCGTGTGGGTATTTCATTTGTTTCCACAGAGAATGCCCGTGAAAACCTGAAGGTAGAGCAGGGCGAGAAGTCCTTTGCCGAATTGCGTGCAGCGGCCAGCGCCGCCTGGGAAAAAGAACTCTCTGTTGTCGAAGTTACCGGTGGCAGCGAGGAGGACAAAACCAAGTTCTATACCGCGCTCTACCATTCGCTGATCATGCCCCATGTCAGCAACGACGTGAACGGTGAATACCTCAGTGTTGACGGCAAAACGGTGAAAAAAGCGGAAGGTTTCACCCGTTATTCCACCTTTAGCCTGTGGGACACCTACCGCACGGTTCATCCGCTGATTACCCTGACCCACCCGGAGCAGCAGCTCGATATGGTGCGGTCCATGGTGGATACCGCGAAAGACAGCGGCTGGCTGCCGAAGTGGGAGCTGATCGGTATGGAAGCGGCCACCATGGTGGGCGACCCGGCGGTACCCGTTATTGTGGATACCTACCGCAAAGGCCTGACAGACTTCGATGTGGAAACGGCCTACCAGGCGATGGTGAGATCCGCCACGCAATACGAAACCTTTAACCTGTTGCGCCCCGGCATCAAGCACTACCTGGACTTGGGGTACATCCCCATGGACGATCGCGGTGGTGACCCGATGGAGTTTGGCTGGTTCAACGGCATCGTTTGGGGCCCTGTGTCCACCACGCTTGAGTACAACCTGGCAGACTGGAATATCAGCAAACTGGCGGAAGAACTCGGTTACGAGGACGATGCCAAGCGTTTTTACGACCAGGCCCAGAGCTATCGCAAGCTGTATGACGAAGAGACCGGCTTCCTGCGCCCGCGCAATAAAGACGGTTCCTGGATGACTCCCTTCGACCCACTGGATCGTCACTGGGATATTCGCTGGAAAATGAGTGGCGGACAAGGCTATGTGGAGGGTACCGCCTGGCAATACCTGTTCTTTGTACCCCACGATGTCCCCGGTCTGATCGACTTGATGGGTGAAGACCAGTTTGTCGAGCGCCTGAGCACCAGCTTCGAAAACTACTACTTCGATATGACCAACGAGCCGGATATCCAGTATCCCTTCCTGTTCAACTATGTCGAAGGCGAGGAGCATCGTACCCAGGACATGGTTACCTTTGCCGTGGATAAGTATTTCAACACCACTCCATGGGGCATTCCCGGCAACGACGACGCCGGCACACTGTCTGCCTGGCTGGTGTTCGCGATGATGGGCTTCTATCCGGACCTGGTGGGCGAGCCTGCATATCAGCTGGCCACTCCTTCGTTCGAGTCGATTTCCATCAAGCTCGACGAGAAGTTCTATCCCGGTAAGGAATTCCGCATTGAGGTGGAAAATTTCGCCGAAGGGAACCGCTATATCGCTGAGAAGAAGCTGAATGGTGAGCCGCTCAATCCGTTCCAGCTACAGCATGCCGATATGGTTGCCGGCGGAGTACTTTCTTTGAAGGCATCGTCAAGCAAATAG
- a CDS encoding glycoside hydrolase family 38 C-terminal domain-containing protein, giving the protein MQSIKRNSTLRSLLVPAGSSLLAVMVSHSAVSLSIEETTQYKPVPAETLDYIKRAADGDHLALEGGHLALDGHVMPYPYFQPHEILFLDRLGKLRHETLWKVERVKRVDHWDPAYPQQEVPPAEMQQDPSSLVGGRHSQHTYWFEIPPLPPSEAGVERFFTLKPMDMSVPGWPETTIYVNGEAKAALQRKHFYWSLDSMMDSTQPNRVTLKSFGVFDQPRGYREVAVVERKPDADEVYWRMRVLIEAASILREDSEAYQSVRALIDEVMTSVNLEVAGSELLDQQLASAVDTLQSGFETLAEMAAPSETLKVLMHGHLDSAWRWTFEHTDDKIQRLALNNLYLMDRFPEYQYVFTTPYHYERMQSLYPDLFGRVRAKIAGGQWIANGATYVENDMNLPSGESVVRQLLYGLDYYENQLGVTDNTLFLPDTFGYPPFIPQVAQSFGLDHLIGMRTNTPEIDSSIYRWQGIDGSEILVNSLTTPAWEYPFHDPIHNYRFEDGSLITTYNAPDAAPRRLAGTWNQFKNKDATDNQLLLVGWGDGGAGGSEDQVEVIRRVQALPGFPAVEWTTLHDYIRGQQQHWSKFPLYDDRILPDSWIERTFMMANGIKMANRAVEQRLAEAEALSTLAAMEGLEYPAQALKQTWKALLVNHFHDVITGMAVPEVLESANAHLRSLEAQATDIRDRAMAHLQDKIALEGDGLLIFNGAPVTQSGLVRLGAQEQKASALVTADGVEVPVALAPDGELVADLPPLPAGQFQLLYWRDDTSLEAPALRAENRILENTLVKVTFNKRGQITSFWDKDQQRELVPEGQLWNTMLKVSHEDQSETPVSASARFSRYFTNPLQAGMTIRFQVEDSEFEQRVWLGKNDKQLHFDSHIDWRDYDRLEVDFPLAVNSQKAHHGIQFGYIDMERGNHGKNDHLVSPTAAFEWADVSESGYGVALMDRTRYGYDLKSGGLRLNLSFGQRKHSYAELEHVGWGIEESGDAGGEHFSYAIYPHNGTMHEAKVIQRAKAYNHPLVVAEVSGNRKGQAPEQLSLLRSTLPDNVLISAVKQAEDGSGMIVRLFETENKRTRVKLAFDPRVASVWQVNMKEDPAAPKPLAFARSERAVDTSELVFRPFEIKTLKLALAE; this is encoded by the coding sequence ATGCAAAGCATAAAAAGAAACAGCACTCTCCGTTCGTTACTCGTTCCGGCAGGCAGCAGCCTGCTCGCCGTGATGGTCTCTCATAGTGCGGTGAGTTTGTCGATCGAAGAGACCACGCAGTACAAACCGGTACCCGCAGAAACCCTCGATTACATCAAGCGTGCGGCCGACGGTGACCACCTCGCACTGGAAGGGGGGCACCTGGCCCTCGATGGGCATGTGATGCCCTATCCGTATTTCCAGCCCCACGAAATCCTTTTTCTGGATCGCCTGGGGAAGCTGCGCCATGAAACCCTGTGGAAAGTTGAGCGTGTAAAGCGGGTCGATCACTGGGACCCGGCTTACCCCCAACAGGAGGTCCCCCCCGCAGAAATGCAGCAGGACCCGAGCAGCCTGGTGGGTGGCCGCCACAGCCAGCACACCTACTGGTTTGAGATCCCGCCGCTGCCGCCATCCGAGGCGGGCGTAGAGCGGTTCTTTACCCTTAAACCGATGGATATGTCGGTGCCCGGCTGGCCGGAAACCACGATTTATGTCAACGGGGAAGCGAAGGCGGCGCTACAGCGCAAGCATTTTTACTGGTCCCTGGACTCCATGATGGATTCCACCCAGCCCAACCGGGTTACCCTGAAAAGCTTTGGTGTATTCGATCAGCCGCGGGGGTATCGGGAGGTCGCAGTTGTCGAGCGCAAGCCCGATGCCGACGAGGTGTACTGGCGCATGCGTGTATTGATTGAGGCAGCGTCCATCCTTCGCGAAGACTCGGAAGCGTATCAGTCGGTGCGCGCATTGATCGACGAGGTCATGACGTCGGTCAATCTTGAGGTGGCAGGCTCCGAGCTACTCGACCAGCAGTTGGCTAGCGCGGTGGACACCTTGCAATCCGGATTTGAGACGCTTGCAGAGATGGCCGCACCCAGCGAGACCCTGAAGGTATTGATGCACGGGCATCTGGACAGTGCCTGGCGCTGGACCTTTGAACATACCGACGACAAAATCCAACGGCTCGCGCTGAATAACCTGTACCTGATGGATCGCTTTCCCGAGTACCAGTACGTATTCACCACGCCTTACCATTACGAACGCATGCAGTCACTGTATCCGGACCTTTTCGGTCGCGTGCGTGCGAAGATTGCCGGCGGGCAGTGGATAGCCAACGGTGCCACTTATGTTGAAAACGACATGAACCTGCCGAGTGGCGAGAGTGTGGTGCGCCAGTTACTTTACGGGCTGGATTATTATGAAAACCAGCTGGGAGTGACCGACAACACTCTGTTTTTGCCAGACACCTTCGGCTACCCGCCGTTTATTCCCCAGGTCGCCCAGAGTTTTGGCCTGGATCATTTGATCGGCATGCGCACTAATACCCCGGAAATCGACAGCAGTATTTATCGCTGGCAAGGGATCGACGGCAGCGAAATTCTGGTGAACTCCCTGACTACCCCTGCGTGGGAATACCCATTTCACGATCCGATTCATAACTATCGTTTCGAAGATGGCAGCCTGATTACCACCTATAACGCGCCAGATGCAGCACCGCGACGCCTCGCGGGTACCTGGAACCAGTTTAAAAACAAAGATGCCACCGATAACCAGTTGCTGCTTGTGGGCTGGGGGGATGGCGGCGCCGGTGGTTCCGAGGATCAGGTGGAAGTGATCCGCCGGGTGCAGGCGCTCCCGGGATTCCCCGCCGTGGAATGGACCACACTGCACGATTACATCCGTGGGCAGCAACAGCACTGGAGCAAGTTCCCGTTGTACGACGATCGGATTCTTCCCGATTCTTGGATAGAGCGCACGTTCATGATGGCCAACGGCATCAAAATGGCGAACCGCGCGGTGGAGCAGCGGCTTGCGGAGGCTGAAGCGTTGTCCACGCTGGCGGCTATGGAAGGGCTGGAATATCCCGCGCAAGCGCTAAAGCAGACGTGGAAGGCACTACTGGTCAACCATTTCCACGATGTGATCACCGGTATGGCCGTTCCGGAAGTGCTGGAGTCGGCCAATGCCCACCTGCGCTCGCTGGAGGCGCAGGCGACGGACATTCGTGACCGCGCCATGGCACACTTGCAGGACAAAATTGCGCTGGAAGGGGACGGGCTGCTGATTTTCAATGGCGCCCCGGTGACGCAGAGCGGTCTGGTTCGCCTTGGGGCGCAAGAACAAAAGGCGAGCGCATTGGTGACCGCCGACGGTGTCGAAGTGCCGGTTGCATTGGCCCCGGATGGGGAGCTGGTAGCCGATCTGCCGCCGTTACCGGCGGGCCAGTTTCAGCTGCTGTACTGGCGCGACGACACCAGTCTTGAAGCGCCCGCGTTGCGCGCGGAAAACCGGATACTGGAAAACACGCTGGTCAAAGTGACGTTCAACAAGCGCGGGCAAATTACCTCCTTCTGGGACAAAGACCAGCAGCGCGAACTGGTACCCGAAGGGCAGCTCTGGAATACCATGCTCAAGGTGTCCCACGAGGACCAGAGCGAGACACCGGTATCCGCCAGTGCGCGCTTCAGTCGCTATTTCACCAATCCGCTGCAGGCAGGGATGACCATCCGCTTCCAGGTGGAGGACTCCGAGTTCGAACAGCGTGTGTGGCTGGGTAAAAACGACAAGCAGTTGCATTTCGACAGCCATATCGACTGGCGCGATTACGACCGGCTGGAAGTGGATTTCCCCCTGGCAGTGAACAGTCAAAAAGCCCATCACGGGATTCAATTTGGCTACATCGACATGGAGCGCGGTAATCACGGCAAGAACGACCATCTGGTATCACCGACAGCGGCATTCGAGTGGGCCGATGTGTCCGAGAGTGGTTATGGGGTCGCGCTGATGGACCGAACCCGCTACGGCTACGACCTGAAATCCGGTGGGCTGCGCCTCAACCTGAGTTTCGGTCAGCGCAAACATTCATATGCCGAACTGGAGCATGTGGGCTGGGGGATCGAGGAGTCTGGTGATGCCGGTGGTGAACACTTCAGCTATGCGATCTATCCCCACAACGGCACCATGCACGAGGCCAAAGTGATCCAGCGGGCCAAGGCGTACAATCACCCGTTGGTTGTTGCGGAAGTGTCTGGGAACCGAAAGGGGCAGGCACCCGAGCAGTTGAGCTTATTGCGCTCGACTCTGCCGGACAACGTTCTGATCAGCGCGGTGAAGCAGGCCGAAGATGGCAGTGGCATGATCGTGCGCCTGTTTGAGACGGAGAATAAACGGACCCGAGTCAAGCTGGCATTTGATCCACGTGTGGCGTCGGTATGGCAGGTGAATATGAAGGAAGATCCGGCGGCGCCCAAACCACTTGCGTTTGCCAGGTCTGAACGCGCAGTGGATACATCGGAACTGGTGTTCCGACCGTTTGAAATCAAAACATTGAAGCTGGCGCTGGCCGAGTAG
- a CDS encoding fatty acid desaturase: MRDYRLNGDSTRAAQANGLADAQWYQSPVPKAQMRQLLQRKNGPAVRDTALWFSLLGVAAYAMVQTWGSAWFFLPFMLYAVLYASVSDSRWHESSHGTAFRSDWMNTVLYEVSSFLVFRESTTWRWSHVRHHTDTIIVGRDPEIASPRPVRLLSMLLSVFKLNVMWAEGRRMVMHALGKRTDDANAFVPESEWPKIHWKARLYVVIYLSVMGLALVSQSWLPLFFVGLPTVFGSWLIALYGYTQHAGLAENVLDHRLNSRTIAMNWLNRYLYWNMNYHVEHHMYPLVPYHSLPRLHALIKDDCPPAYPGLLAAWKEILPALWRQSKDPEYFVERTLPEPANFNREVAGEVSGEVSVITPLGEQDADGWIRVGPTRVLSAEDVIRVDYRGHTYAMYRTAEGNVFATEGICTHGRTHLADGFVKGHLIECPKHNGRFDIRSGAAVRAPACSALETFAVRERQGQLELCTRPNIAPNNGDPTRQRWQFRVVGKRNIASFICELELEPIQLAPAFHYQPGDYIQLLVPSYGPRYLQRDQVDTSVRDMWESLGIFDIQVENDLVCKRNYSIASNPALDRIIKLNVRLALGEIAGKPALGVGSSYVFSLRPGDVIEAQGPAGDFRIKPAESEMVYLGGGAGMAPLRSHISHLLETEGTDRKISFWYGARNERELIYSEYFRDLAERFPNFSFHVALSESAGVSADFPQGFIHEHLYESYLQAHDAPQQVQFYLCGPPPMMAATRQMLGEMKVPKSQIAFDEF, translated from the coding sequence GTGAGAGATTACCGCTTGAACGGCGACAGCACGCGTGCGGCCCAGGCCAATGGGTTGGCGGATGCCCAGTGGTACCAGAGCCCCGTACCCAAAGCGCAAATGCGCCAGCTACTGCAGCGAAAAAATGGCCCCGCGGTACGGGATACCGCCTTGTGGTTTTCCCTGCTCGGTGTAGCGGCCTATGCAATGGTGCAGACTTGGGGGAGTGCCTGGTTTTTCCTTCCGTTCATGCTCTATGCCGTTTTGTACGCGTCCGTATCAGATTCCCGCTGGCATGAAAGCAGTCACGGGACGGCGTTTCGTTCCGACTGGATGAACACGGTTCTGTATGAAGTGTCGTCCTTCCTGGTGTTTCGTGAGTCGACCACTTGGCGCTGGAGCCACGTTCGCCACCATACAGACACCATCATTGTTGGTCGCGACCCCGAAATTGCCAGTCCCAGACCGGTCCGCCTGTTATCGATGTTGCTCAGTGTATTCAAGCTCAATGTCATGTGGGCGGAAGGGCGCCGCATGGTCATGCATGCTCTGGGCAAGCGCACGGATGACGCGAATGCGTTTGTGCCGGAGTCCGAATGGCCAAAGATTCACTGGAAAGCGCGCCTGTATGTAGTCATTTACCTGAGTGTGATGGGGCTCGCGCTCGTCTCCCAATCTTGGCTGCCGCTATTTTTTGTTGGCTTGCCAACCGTATTCGGTTCCTGGTTGATTGCCCTCTATGGGTATACGCAGCATGCCGGACTGGCGGAGAACGTACTCGATCACCGTCTGAACAGCCGCACCATCGCCATGAACTGGTTGAACCGGTATCTCTACTGGAACATGAATTACCACGTAGAGCACCACATGTACCCGCTGGTTCCCTATCACTCGCTGCCAAGGCTACATGCGCTGATCAAGGACGACTGCCCTCCCGCCTACCCGGGACTGCTGGCCGCGTGGAAGGAAATTCTCCCCGCGCTGTGGCGACAGTCGAAAGACCCGGAGTATTTCGTTGAGCGGACACTGCCAGAACCAGCGAATTTCAACCGGGAAGTGGCGGGGGAAGTATCGGGGGAAGTATCGGTCATTACTCCACTTGGCGAGCAGGATGCGGACGGTTGGATTCGTGTAGGTCCAACCCGCGTGCTTTCCGCCGAGGATGTCATTCGGGTGGACTATCGCGGTCACACCTATGCGATGTATCGCACCGCTGAGGGAAATGTATTTGCCACCGAGGGTATCTGTACCCATGGCCGAACACATCTCGCAGACGGATTTGTAAAAGGGCATCTCATCGAGTGCCCCAAGCACAATGGGCGTTTCGACATTCGCAGTGGTGCGGCAGTTCGCGCACCGGCGTGCAGCGCGCTGGAAACCTTTGCGGTGCGAGAGCGGCAGGGGCAGCTGGAGCTCTGCACCCGTCCGAATATTGCGCCAAATAATGGGGATCCCACCCGGCAGCGGTGGCAGTTCCGCGTTGTGGGCAAGCGCAATATTGCCAGTTTCATCTGTGAGTTGGAGCTGGAACCCATACAGCTCGCGCCGGCCTTTCACTATCAGCCGGGTGATTATATCCAGCTGCTGGTACCGTCCTACGGGCCTCGCTACCTGCAACGAGACCAGGTGGATACGAGCGTTAGGGATATGTGGGAAAGCCTGGGAATCTTCGATATTCAAGTTGAAAACGATCTGGTCTGCAAACGCAATTACTCGATCGCCAGCAATCCCGCGCTGGATAGAATCATCAAGCTGAACGTGCGTCTTGCCTTGGGTGAGATTGCGGGTAAGCCGGCGCTCGGGGTTGGGTCGAGTTATGTATTTAGTCTGCGCCCTGGTGATGTTATCGAGGCGCAGGGGCCGGCTGGTGACTTTCGGATCAAGCCTGCCGAGTCGGAAATGGTTTACTTGGGGGGCGGCGCCGGTATGGCACCGTTGCGATCCCATATTTCGCACTTGCTGGAGACTGAAGGCACGGATCGAAAAATCAGTTTCTGGTATGGCGCGCGTAATGAACGTGAATTGATTTACTCGGAGTATTTCCGTGATCTCGCGGAGCGCTTTCCTAATTTCAGCTTTCATGTGGCGCTATCGGAAAGTGCAGGTGTATCCGCGGATTTTCCGCAAGGGTTTATTCACGAACATCTTTATGAGAGCTACTTGCAGGCGCACGATGCCCCGCAGCAAGTGCAGTTTTACCTGTGTGGGCCACCGCCGATGATGGCCGCGACGCGCCAGATGCTCGGTGAAATGAAAGTGCCGAAATCTCAGATTGCGTTTGATGAATTCTAG
- a CDS encoding aldose epimerase family protein — MQHKASDGIGAVSVLGEGTDLEVTVIEFGARLASIRFRGREMLLAYPRIEDLASDPFALGAVCGRVANRIENARFSLDGREYQLTANDPPHSLHGGIRNFANQCWQQVHADAHSTRLNILSPDGDQGFPGTLRTEVHYQHNGHNTLDIHFTAKTDAPTPVDLTSHGYFTLGQSDTRRLELAINSRHYLPKTRANVPSGEITELTVSNTLDHRRSLAEHEARWNDADLKSHPGFDHYFPFHRTPLQPQATLWAPHSGVKMQLFTDQPGLQFYDGGGLGGRFAPYAGVCLEPHNFPNAINQPGFPSPVLTPDEEYQRSIRLVFNDLA, encoded by the coding sequence ATGCAGCACAAAGCCTCCGACGGCATCGGCGCCGTCAGCGTACTGGGTGAGGGAACGGATCTCGAAGTCACCGTCATTGAATTCGGCGCACGCCTCGCATCGATCCGCTTCCGCGGACGGGAAATGCTCCTGGCCTACCCTCGGATAGAGGATTTAGCCAGCGACCCCTTTGCCCTCGGGGCAGTGTGTGGGCGCGTTGCAAACCGCATCGAAAACGCGCGTTTCTCCCTGGACGGTCGCGAATACCAGCTCACGGCCAACGACCCGCCCCACAGCCTGCACGGCGGCATACGCAATTTTGCCAACCAGTGTTGGCAACAGGTGCACGCAGATGCGCACAGCACCCGTCTGAATATCCTGTCACCGGATGGCGACCAGGGGTTTCCCGGCACACTGCGCACGGAAGTGCACTACCAGCACAACGGCCACAACACACTGGATATCCACTTTACGGCGAAGACCGACGCCCCCACGCCGGTAGACCTCACCAGCCACGGTTATTTCACCCTGGGGCAAAGCGATACTCGCCGCCTAGAGCTTGCCATTAACAGCCGGCACTACCTGCCGAAAACCCGCGCGAATGTGCCCAGTGGCGAGATTACCGAGCTTACCGTCAGTAACACCCTCGACCATCGCCGGTCACTTGCCGAGCACGAGGCGCGCTGGAACGACGCAGACCTGAAATCGCACCCGGGCTTCGACCACTACTTTCCATTCCACCGTACCCCGTTGCAGCCGCAGGCAACCCTGTGGGCCCCACACAGCGGTGTGAAAATGCAGTTGTTTACCGACCAGCCCGGGCTGCAGTTCTACGATGGTGGCGGGCTGGGTGGCCGCTTTGCCCCTTACGCGGGTGTATGCCTTGAGCCGCACAATTTTCCCAACGCGATCAACCAACCGGGCTTTCCAAGTCCGGTGCTCACGCCTGACGAAGAATACCAGCGCAGTATTCGCCTGGTATTCAATGACCTCGCATAA